GATATCTATGTTGGCAGCCCCAAGGCCCTTTCCACTGGCTCCAACGACCAGCACAAGGGTCTTGAATTGAGAGATGTCTACAGTCTCTACGCTAAGAAGCTTTTCAAAAGTGTATTCCAGCTTGATCATCTTTGCAACTATTGTGAACTGGAGCGCGCCGGGAGATTGCCCGGCCGAAGTAACTGCAACGGGTTCTTCAAGAATACATCCTTGCTCGGTCCCATCTGCAGCAAATCCAACAGACACGACGCCGATAATCAGAAGTACAATAAGTAACCTTTTCAAATCACATCATCCTTTCTATTTCTCAAAATTCCGGTGCTGAAGCAGATCCGCCTCTTCTTATGGAGCCGGCTCCTATCATCAAACCGTTTTCTTCAACAGAAACAAGATTAGGGCCGCCAAAGAAGAGATCGGGGTATGAATATACATTCAGTTGATGCCCAAGAACCTTTTCGAGGAAGTCAAGTGTAGTCTGTGGATAGCCTTCTTCGATTCTAAGATCCTTGTAAGTCGTGTATCCAACGAACTTGGGAGTTCTTATTGCCTGATCCACAGGCATGTTGAAGTCTATAAGGTCAACTGCCAACTGAACCATGGTGGATATTATTCTACCGCCTCCAGGTGTACCGATTACCCAGCGAACCTTTCCATCCTTCTGAATTATTGTCGGACAGATTGTCGTTCTCGGTCTCATTCCACCAGTAAGGTTAATTATATCCCAATCTCTGTATGAAGAAGCGAAGTTGTACATTTCGTTGTTGAAGAAGAACCCTTTGAAATAAACGCTTGTACCGAAGAAGCTCGAGATCGTCTGGGTCCAGGCTACGGCGTTTCCGTCTTTGTCAACAATAGAGAAATGGGTTGTCGATGGCGATTCTTCCACTCCGCTTTCATTAGCGGCTACCGATTCGAGAGCTTCGAGAAGGACCTCTTCGTATGACGACCCATCGGCGAAGGGGTAGGCGTTTCCCTGATAGTCGTAGTAAGAAGCCGGATCGAAGGCCTGTGACAGATCGATTGCCATGAATCTTGTTTTCGCATATTCTTTGCTCATGAAGGCTTCATAAGGAAGATCGTAGAACTCGGGATCGCTTATGTAAGCTCTTCTGTCGACGTCTCCAAGAACCAGCGCCTGCTGAATAATGTGAACTGCCAGAGGATCGTCCCAGCTCATTGCGGGAAGATTGTAGTTCTCAAGAGTATTGAGAACGGCGATAAACTGAGGGCCGGAAACCGGCGGATGTGGAACGTATAAGTCGTAACCTCTGTAAGTCCCGTGAAGTGGTTCTCTTACGATCGCGCCGTACATCTCGAGGTCCGACTTTCTCATGAAACCGCCGACTTCAATCATGAATTCTTCGATCTCATCTGCGAGGCTTCCCGTGTAGAATGTATCGATGCCTTCCTCTTTTATTCTTTCAAGAGTCTCTGCCAGCTGGGGATTTGTGAATACTGACCCGGCTTCCCAGACAAAGCCCTCGTTCAAGAAATCGAAGCCGTTTTCGAGAACAAGTTCGTATTTGTCGGAAGTAGTCTGGGCAAATGTTTCATCGACTATGAAACCATTTCTTGCAAGGTCTATTGCTGGCTGAATGAGATCTGCCAGAGGAAGTGTAGCTCCCAACAGCCAGGCTTCCTTTATTCCGGCAAGAACTCCGGGAACACAGGCTCCCTTCGGAGTGTAATTAGCTTTGCTTAAGGTCAGTCCGAGCTCGGAAAGAGATTCGTAAGAAGCTGCCATCGGGGCTGCGCTCCTGAAGTCGATAGCGAACTTGCTTCCATCGGCCATTGTGATTACGGCATAGCCTTCTCCGCCTAAACCGGACGCGTAGGGTTCGACAACGCCAA
This window of the Mesotoga infera genome carries:
- the ggt gene encoding gamma-glutamyltransferase, which encodes MKKVVLLVTLIAFAFTASFATVTAPTVASSNGMVAAVNNYAAEVGAKILEMGGNAVDAAIAVSFALGVVEPYASGLGGEGYAVITMADGSKFAIDFRSAAPMAASYESLSELGLTLSKANYTPKGACVPGVLAGIKEAWLLGATLPLADLIQPAIDLARNGFIVDETFAQTTSDKYELVLENGFDFLNEGFVWEAGSVFTNPQLAETLERIKEEGIDTFYTGSLADEIEEFMIEVGGFMRKSDLEMYGAIVREPLHGTYRGYDLYVPHPPVSGPQFIAVLNTLENYNLPAMSWDDPLAVHIIQQALVLGDVDRRAYISDPEFYDLPYEAFMSKEYAKTRFMAIDLSQAFDPASYYDYQGNAYPFADGSSYEEVLLEALESVAANESGVEESPSTTHFSIVDKDGNAVAWTQTISSFFGTSVYFKGFFFNNEMYNFASSYRDWDIINLTGGMRPRTTICPTIIQKDGKVRWVIGTPGGGRIISTMVQLAVDLIDFNMPVDQAIRTPKFVGYTTYKDLRIEEGYPQTTLDFLEKVLGHQLNVYSYPDLFFGGPNLVSVEENGLMIGAGSIRRGGSASAPEF